Proteins from a genomic interval of Stenotrophomonas maltophilia:
- a CDS encoding DUF938 domain-containing protein — MSSKPYSEACERNREPIAAALDPWMGDRHRLLEIGSGTGQHAAFFAERWPWLRWQPSDHPDHLPGIEAWRAEAALLNLLPPVALQVELPPAPGLTLPEGSTFDAAFTANTLHIMGWEHVQALFAALPPLLRHGALLAVYGPFNYGGRYTSDSNAQFDAWLKARDPRSGIRDVEAVQALAEDNGFTRLRDVAMPANNRLLLWRLG; from the coding sequence ATGTCGAGCAAGCCGTATTCAGAAGCCTGCGAGCGCAACCGCGAACCGATCGCCGCCGCACTCGACCCGTGGATGGGCGACCGTCATCGGCTGCTGGAAATCGGCAGCGGCACCGGCCAGCACGCGGCCTTCTTCGCCGAGCGCTGGCCGTGGCTGCGCTGGCAGCCCAGCGACCACCCGGACCACCTGCCCGGCATCGAGGCCTGGCGCGCGGAGGCGGCGCTGCTCAACCTGTTGCCGCCCGTGGCGCTGCAGGTGGAACTGCCGCCGGCACCGGGCCTGACCCTGCCCGAGGGCAGCACCTTCGATGCGGCGTTCACTGCCAATACCCTGCACATCATGGGCTGGGAGCACGTGCAGGCGTTGTTCGCCGCGCTGCCGCCGCTGCTGCGCCACGGCGCGCTGCTGGCGGTCTACGGCCCGTTCAACTACGGCGGCCGCTACACCAGCGACAGCAACGCGCAGTTCGATGCCTGGCTGAAGGCGCGTGACCCGCGCAGCGGCATCCGCGACGTGGAAGCTGTGCAGGCGCTGGCCGAGGACAACGGCTTCACCCGCCTGCGCGACGTGGCGATGCCGGCCAACAACCGCTTGCTGCTGTGGCGGTTGGGGTGA
- a CDS encoding TldD/PmbA family protein — protein MQRREFLAFSGLGLAGLLLPHSRAIAAEQLLAPVDTAQRRRLADVALAAARTAKASYCDVRIGRYLNQSVITREHQVGNVTNRESSGVGVRVIVNGAWGFAATHQQTEAAVRAAVEQAVAIARANAGIQTRPVQLAPTPSVGEVRWQTPVRRNAMAVPIQDKVELLLALNAAALNAGADYINSTLFLVNEQKYFASSDGSFIDQDIHRIWLPFTATAIDKASGRFRTRAGLSSPMGMGYEFLDGDARGKVQLPGGITAYRDSYDPVEDAIAAARHAREKLKAPSVKPGKYDLVLDPSNLFLTIHENVGHPLELDRVLGYEANYAGTSFATLDKRDAGFRWGSDIVTFFADKTQPGSLGAVGYDDEGVKTQRWDLVRDGVLVDYQATRDEAHILGRDASHGCSYADSWSSVQFQRMANVSLAPGKQPLSVEDMIKDVENGIYIHGRGSYSIDQQRYNAQFGGQLYYQIKDGKIAGMVEDAAYQIRTPEFWNACSAICDERDFRLGGSFFDGKGQPGQVSAVSHGSSTTRFNGINIINTARSLGA, from the coding sequence GTGCAACGACGTGAGTTCCTGGCTTTTTCCGGTCTGGGCCTGGCGGGCCTGCTGCTGCCGCATTCCCGTGCCATCGCTGCCGAGCAGCTGCTGGCGCCGGTTGATACCGCCCAGCGCAGACGCCTGGCGGACGTGGCGCTCGCCGCCGCACGCACGGCCAAGGCCAGCTACTGCGATGTCCGCATCGGCCGCTATCTCAACCAGTCGGTCATCACCCGCGAACACCAGGTCGGCAATGTGACCAACCGCGAATCGTCCGGTGTGGGCGTGCGGGTGATCGTCAACGGCGCCTGGGGCTTCGCTGCAACCCATCAGCAGACCGAGGCCGCCGTGCGCGCCGCGGTCGAGCAGGCCGTCGCGATCGCGCGCGCCAACGCCGGCATCCAGACCCGGCCGGTGCAGCTGGCACCGACGCCTTCGGTCGGCGAGGTACGCTGGCAGACGCCGGTGCGCCGCAATGCGATGGCAGTGCCGATCCAGGACAAGGTCGAGCTGCTGCTGGCACTCAATGCCGCCGCGCTGAATGCGGGCGCCGACTACATCAATTCCACCCTGTTCCTGGTCAACGAACAGAAGTACTTCGCGTCCAGCGACGGCTCGTTCATCGACCAGGACATCCACCGCATCTGGTTGCCGTTCACCGCCACCGCCATCGACAAGGCCAGCGGCAGGTTCCGCACCCGTGCCGGCCTGTCGTCGCCGATGGGCATGGGCTATGAGTTCCTTGATGGCGATGCACGCGGCAAGGTGCAGCTGCCCGGTGGCATCACCGCCTACCGCGATTCCTACGACCCGGTCGAGGACGCCATCGCCGCCGCCCGCCACGCCCGCGAGAAACTGAAGGCGCCGTCGGTGAAGCCCGGCAAGTACGACCTGGTGCTGGACCCGTCCAACCTGTTCCTGACCATCCACGAGAACGTCGGCCACCCGCTGGAGCTGGACCGCGTGCTCGGCTACGAGGCCAACTACGCCGGCACCAGCTTCGCTACGCTGGACAAGCGCGATGCCGGCTTCCGCTGGGGCAGCGACATCGTCACCTTCTTCGCCGACAAGACCCAGCCGGGCAGCCTCGGTGCGGTCGGCTACGACGATGAAGGGGTGAAGACCCAGCGCTGGGACCTGGTGCGCGACGGCGTGCTGGTCGATTACCAGGCCACCCGCGATGAAGCACACATCCTCGGCCGCGATGCATCGCATGGCTGCAGCTATGCCGATTCGTGGTCCAGCGTGCAGTTCCAGCGCATGGCCAATGTCTCGCTGGCACCGGGCAAGCAGCCACTCAGCGTCGAAGACATGATCAAGGACGTGGAGAACGGCATCTACATCCACGGCCGGGGCTCGTACTCGATCGACCAGCAGCGCTACAACGCGCAGTTTGGTGGCCAGCTGTACTACCAGATCAAGGACGGAAAGATCGCCGGCATGGTCGAGGATGCGGCCTACCAGATCCGTACGCCGGAGTTCTGGAACGCCTGCTCCGCCATCTGCGACGAGCGTGACTTCCGTCTCGGCGGTTCGTTCTTCGACGGCAAGGGCCAGCCCGGCCAGGTCTCGGCGGTCTCGCACGGTTCGTCCACCACCCGCTTCAACGGCATCAACATCATCAACACCGCGCGCAGTCTCGGCGCTTGA
- a CDS encoding BatA domain-containing protein: MTLLFPLGLAALAAGLLPLLIHLARRHPYTPLDFAALRWLRAQIRPRQRIRFDDWPLLLVRLLLLAALALLLARPALTGPAPAPDAWTVVAPGLDAAALRGSAADRTWHWLAPGFPAIDQAPPASSASLPSLLRELDAQLPAGTALAVHVPDPLPGLDGARLQLSREVRWHTQPMPVTPPQIAAALPRLRVHGEASATAQHWLNALQRAWGVQALPSPLAGDALPERGEIGVWSRSDALPANWQAWLRDGGRIVTAGKPAASARILLRDAEGAPLLWQQRIGHGSLLALPGDWNAASNAALRDPRLPRALLLALQPPMAPRLGDARDHAPHRAVLPAATPPLREPTPWLLLAIVLLFALERWMASSAQRRVGA, translated from the coding sequence ATGACCCTGCTGTTCCCGCTCGGCCTCGCCGCGCTCGCCGCAGGGCTGCTGCCGCTGCTGATCCACCTCGCCCGCCGCCATCCGTATACGCCACTGGATTTCGCCGCGCTGCGCTGGCTGCGTGCACAGATCCGGCCGCGCCAACGCATCCGCTTCGATGACTGGCCGTTGCTGCTGGTGCGCCTGTTGCTGCTGGCTGCATTGGCCTTGCTGTTGGCACGACCTGCGCTGACCGGCCCCGCTCCCGCCCCCGATGCGTGGACGGTGGTGGCCCCTGGGCTGGACGCCGCTGCACTGCGTGGTTCCGCTGCGGACCGCACCTGGCACTGGCTGGCACCCGGCTTCCCCGCCATCGACCAAGCACCGCCTGCGTCCAGCGCGTCCCTGCCCAGCCTGCTGCGCGAACTGGACGCGCAGCTGCCAGCGGGCACCGCGTTGGCCGTGCACGTTCCCGATCCCCTGCCCGGCCTGGATGGCGCCCGCCTGCAGCTGTCGCGCGAGGTGCGATGGCACACGCAGCCGATGCCGGTCACCCCGCCGCAGATTGCAGCGGCACTGCCGCGGCTACGCGTACACGGCGAGGCATCCGCCACTGCCCAGCACTGGTTGAACGCACTGCAGCGCGCGTGGGGCGTGCAGGCACTGCCCTCGCCCTTGGCGGGGGATGCCCTGCCCGAACGCGGCGAGATCGGCGTGTGGAGCCGCAGCGATGCACTGCCAGCAAACTGGCAGGCGTGGTTGCGCGACGGCGGTCGTATCGTAACCGCCGGCAAGCCTGCTGCCAGCGCCCGCATCCTGCTGCGCGACGCCGAGGGCGCACCGCTGCTGTGGCAGCAACGCATCGGCCACGGCTCTCTGCTGGCGCTGCCGGGCGACTGGAATGCCGCCAGCAACGCTGCGCTGCGCGATCCGCGCCTGCCACGTGCCCTGCTGCTGGCGCTGCAGCCGCCCATGGCCCCGCGCCTGGGCGACGCACGTGACCACGCACCGCACCGGGCCGTATTGCCTGCTGCAACACCGCCGCTGCGTGAGCCGACACCTTGGCTGTTGCTGGCCATCGTGCTGCTGTTCGCGCTGGAACGCTGGATGGCCAGCAGTGCCCAGCGCAGGGTGGGCGCATGA
- a CDS encoding DUF58 domain-containing protein has translation MNAGTPLTLPPELRARLRLLRLRPRLASGASGIGQHASRSRGAGLEFAQYRAYEPGDELRQIDWKLYARSDRFFVRESERESPITVWLLLDATASANQADRAAPPRTRLDHMRGVAACVVELALQQGDRFGLLAINGDGLQLVPAANGARQRDRVHLQLHALQARGAWPAADRLRPLWERVRPGDLLLAIGDGFDDAGIVLLEQLASARREVALLQILTADERDFPFDAGHRFRDPETGEELLGDGAAIRADYLQRFADARSALHARLQASGIASATGWLDQPLDQALQALFGRGGGA, from the coding sequence GTGAACGCCGGTACCCCGCTGACCTTGCCACCGGAACTGCGTGCGCGCCTGCGCCTGCTGCGGTTGCGGCCGCGCCTGGCCAGCGGTGCCAGTGGCATCGGCCAGCACGCCAGCCGCAGCCGCGGTGCCGGTCTCGAATTCGCCCAGTACCGTGCCTACGAGCCCGGCGACGAACTGCGCCAGATCGACTGGAAGCTGTACGCCCGCTCGGACCGCTTCTTCGTGCGCGAGTCCGAACGCGAAAGCCCGATCACGGTCTGGCTGCTGCTCGACGCCACCGCTTCGGCCAACCAGGCGGATCGCGCGGCACCGCCGCGCACACGTCTGGACCATATGCGCGGCGTGGCCGCCTGCGTGGTTGAGCTAGCCCTGCAGCAGGGTGACCGTTTCGGCCTGCTGGCGATCAATGGCGATGGCCTGCAGCTGGTCCCCGCGGCGAACGGCGCACGCCAGCGTGATCGCGTGCATCTGCAACTGCATGCCTTGCAGGCGCGCGGCGCCTGGCCTGCGGCCGATCGCCTTCGGCCGCTGTGGGAGCGCGTGCGCCCGGGCGACCTGTTGCTGGCGATCGGCGACGGCTTCGACGATGCCGGCATCGTGCTGCTGGAACAACTGGCCAGCGCACGCCGCGAAGTGGCACTGCTGCAGATCCTGACCGCCGACGAGCGCGACTTCCCGTTCGACGCCGGCCATCGCTTCCGCGACCCGGAAACCGGCGAGGAACTGTTGGGCGACGGCGCGGCGATCCGCGCCGACTACCTGCAGCGCTTCGCTGATGCACGCAGCGCATTGCATGCGCGCCTGCAGGCCAGCGGCATCGCCAGTGCCACCGGCTGGCTCGACCAGCCTCTGGACCAGGCGCTGCAGGCGCTGTTCGGCCGTGGGGGCGGTGCATGA
- a CDS encoding type II toxin-antitoxin system HipA family toxin, with the protein MGTLRVWMNGVEVARWDDVRNGSSRLSYVSQWISSPQSRPLSLSLPLLPDGESHRGNVVNDYFDNLLPDNVTIRNRIRDRFATRGSDTFDLLEAIGRDCVGAVQLLPPAYPPEDVQQITCEVLDEAGVATILRQVTTGNLPGAPSRDDAFRISIAGAQEKTGLLLHAGQWCIPTGSTPSTHIFKLPLGIVGNMRADMHQSVENEWLCMHLLSAFDIPVAETQMGRFDDQRALIVERFDRRLSVDRRWWLRLPQEDMCQVFGLPAARKYESDGGPGIVPIMDLLRQSEHPEDRAIFFKTQILFWMLAATDGHAKNFSVHLEAGGRFRLTPVYDVLSVYPILGRGPNQLDPRNAQLAMAVHGKNRHRKLHLVQRRHWNETARACGVADGAEPWIKTLIAAVEPAIQQVTRQLPDDFPSTVSEPIFDGLRAAAARLSSMAPEA; encoded by the coding sequence ATGGGTACGCTGCGGGTCTGGATGAATGGTGTGGAGGTCGCACGTTGGGATGATGTCCGGAACGGGTCATCCCGGTTGTCGTACGTCAGCCAGTGGATCAGCTCGCCCCAATCCCGGCCGTTGTCGCTCTCGCTACCCCTGCTCCCAGATGGCGAGAGCCATCGGGGCAACGTCGTCAACGACTACTTCGATAACCTTCTTCCCGATAACGTCACCATACGCAACCGGATCCGCGACCGGTTTGCCACGCGCGGTAGCGATACGTTCGATCTTCTTGAAGCCATTGGACGAGATTGTGTTGGCGCAGTGCAGCTGTTGCCGCCTGCGTATCCACCCGAAGACGTCCAGCAGATTACGTGCGAGGTGTTGGATGAAGCAGGTGTCGCTACGATCCTGCGTCAGGTAACGACAGGGAACCTGCCTGGCGCACCCAGCCGTGATGACGCATTCCGTATTTCCATCGCCGGTGCGCAGGAAAAAACCGGTCTTCTGCTGCATGCTGGCCAATGGTGCATTCCTACCGGCAGCACACCGTCCACGCACATCTTCAAGCTGCCGCTTGGCATCGTTGGCAACATGCGCGCAGACATGCATCAGTCCGTGGAGAATGAATGGCTGTGCATGCATCTGCTTTCCGCCTTTGATATCCCCGTGGCCGAGACGCAGATGGGTCGCTTCGACGACCAACGTGCCCTCATTGTCGAGCGGTTTGACCGTCGCCTGTCTGTCGACCGCCGGTGGTGGCTGCGACTGCCACAGGAAGACATGTGCCAGGTCTTTGGTCTGCCGGCTGCCAGAAAGTATGAATCCGATGGCGGCCCGGGCATCGTTCCGATCATGGATCTGCTTCGACAGTCCGAACACCCCGAGGATCGCGCGATCTTCTTCAAGACGCAGATTCTTTTCTGGATGCTGGCCGCAACCGACGGTCATGCCAAGAATTTCAGTGTTCACCTGGAAGCCGGTGGACGCTTCCGCCTGACGCCCGTCTACGACGTACTGTCGGTATATCCCATCCTCGGCAGGGGACCCAATCAACTCGATCCACGAAATGCACAGCTCGCCATGGCCGTACATGGCAAGAACCGCCACCGGAAACTGCACCTTGTGCAACGGCGGCACTGGAATGAAACCGCGCGCGCCTGCGGCGTTGCCGATGGTGCAGAACCATGGATCAAGACATTGATCGCGGCCGTCGAACCCGCCATCCAGCAGGTCACCCGTCAGCTCCCGGATGATTTCCCCTCAACCGTGTCCGAACCGATTTTCGACGGACTTCGTGCTGCGGCAGCACGCCTTTCCAGCATGGCCCCCGAGGCCTGA
- a CDS encoding TldD/PmbA family protein, which yields MQRRDFLALTGLTAGGLIVPSFFGKVIAAEQLQSSLDPALKKRLADAALQAARSAGATYCDVRIGRYLRQFVITREDKVQNVVNTESTGVGIRVIVNGAWGFAATNALGTADVAKAAQQAAAIAKANAGVQTAPVQLAKAPGVGEVSWRTPIRKNAMEVPIKDKVGLLLDVNAAAMGAGASFVNSMLFLVNEQKYFASTDGSYIDQDVHRIWAPMTVTAIDKSSGKFRTRSGLSSPMGLGYEYLDGAAAGKVVGPNGVVNYSSSYDMKEDAIAAARQAQEKLKAPSVKPGKYDLVLDPSHTWLTIHESIGHPLELDRVLGYEANYAGTSFATLDKREQHFQYGSELVNIFADKTQPGSLGAVAYDDEGVKCKRWDLISNGKLVDYQTIRDQAHILGKTESDGCCYADSWSSVQFQRMANVSMAPGKKPLSVPDLIKDVENGIYIIGDGSFSIDQQRYNAQFGGQLFYEIKNGQITRMLEDVAYQIRTPEFWNACTAVADERDYRLGGSFFDGKGQPGQVSAVSHGSSTARFNGINVINTARSLG from the coding sequence TTGCAAAGACGTGACTTCCTGGCCCTGACCGGGCTTACCGCGGGCGGGCTGATCGTGCCCTCCTTCTTCGGCAAGGTGATCGCCGCCGAGCAGCTGCAGTCCAGCCTCGACCCGGCGCTGAAGAAGCGCCTGGCCGACGCCGCCCTGCAGGCCGCACGCAGCGCTGGCGCCACCTACTGCGACGTGCGCATCGGCCGCTACCTGCGGCAGTTCGTGATCACCCGCGAGGACAAGGTGCAGAACGTGGTGAACACCGAGTCCACCGGCGTGGGCATCCGTGTGATCGTCAACGGTGCGTGGGGCTTCGCCGCCACCAACGCGTTGGGCACTGCCGATGTGGCCAAGGCCGCACAGCAGGCGGCAGCAATCGCCAAGGCCAACGCCGGCGTGCAGACCGCGCCGGTGCAGCTGGCCAAGGCGCCAGGCGTGGGCGAGGTGAGCTGGCGCACGCCGATCCGCAAGAACGCGATGGAGGTGCCGATCAAGGACAAGGTCGGCCTGCTGCTGGACGTCAACGCTGCGGCGATGGGTGCCGGTGCCAGCTTCGTCAATTCGATGCTGTTCCTGGTCAACGAGCAGAAGTACTTCGCCTCCACGGACGGTTCCTACATCGACCAGGACGTGCACCGCATCTGGGCCCCGATGACGGTCACCGCCATCGACAAGTCCAGCGGCAAGTTCCGTACCCGTTCGGGCCTGTCCTCGCCGATGGGCCTGGGCTACGAGTACCTGGATGGCGCCGCCGCCGGCAAGGTGGTCGGCCCCAATGGCGTGGTCAATTACAGCTCCTCCTACGACATGAAGGAGGACGCCATCGCCGCCGCCAGGCAGGCGCAGGAGAAGCTGAAGGCGCCGTCGGTGAAGCCAGGCAAGTACGACCTGGTGCTGGACCCGTCACACACCTGGCTGACCATCCACGAGTCGATCGGCCACCCGCTGGAACTGGACCGCGTGCTCGGCTACGAAGCCAACTACGCCGGTACCAGCTTCGCCACCCTGGACAAGCGCGAGCAGCATTTCCAGTACGGCAGCGAGCTGGTCAACATCTTCGCCGACAAGACCCAGCCGGGCAGCCTCGGCGCGGTGGCGTACGACGATGAAGGCGTGAAGTGCAAGCGCTGGGATCTGATCAGCAACGGCAAGCTGGTGGACTACCAGACCATCCGCGACCAGGCCCACATCCTCGGCAAGACCGAGTCCGACGGTTGCTGCTATGCCGATTCGTGGTCCAGCGTGCAGTTCCAGCGCATGGCCAACGTGTCGATGGCGCCGGGCAAGAAGCCACTGAGCGTGCCGGACCTGATCAAGGACGTGGAGAACGGCATCTACATCATCGGTGATGGTTCGTTCTCGATCGACCAGCAGCGCTACAACGCGCAGTTTGGCGGCCAGCTGTTCTACGAGATCAAGAACGGCCAGATCACCCGCATGCTGGAAGACGTGGCCTACCAGATCCGCACGCCGGAGTTCTGGAACGCCTGCACCGCCGTGGCCGACGAGCGCGACTACCGCCTGGGCGGTTCGTTCTTCGACGGCAAGGGCCAGCCGGGGCAGGTCTCGGCGGTCTCGCACGGCTCGTCCACCGCGCGCTTCAACGGCATCAACGTCATCAACACCGCACGCAGCCTCGGCTGA
- a CDS encoding AAA family ATPase encodes MTAPDLDSLLPRLHDLRAALARAVVGQNTVVEQLLIGLLAGGHCLLEGAPGLGKTLLVRSLGQALELQFRRVQFTPDLMPSDILGTELLEEDHGTGHRHFRFQQGPIFTNLLLADELNRTPPKTQAALLEAMQERTVSYAGITYALPAPFFVLATQNPIEQAGTYPLPEAQLDRFLLHVLVDYPSEDEERQILEQTTGGATDAVPKVMDAEAVIALQAAVRQVHVSPDVLAWITRLVRASRPGAGAPAAINQWVKWGAGPRAGQSLVLAAKARALLQGRFAATREDVQALGAPVMRHRLLLSFAAEAEQKRADDVVAALLQAVPFPG; translated from the coding sequence ATGACCGCCCCCGACCTCGATTCCCTGCTGCCGCGCCTGCACGATCTGCGCGCTGCGCTCGCACGCGCCGTGGTGGGCCAGAACACCGTGGTCGAACAGCTGCTGATCGGCCTGCTGGCCGGCGGCCACTGCCTGCTGGAAGGGGCGCCGGGCCTCGGCAAGACCCTGCTGGTGCGCTCACTCGGCCAGGCGCTGGAGCTGCAGTTCCGGCGCGTGCAGTTCACCCCGGACCTGATGCCCAGCGACATCCTCGGCACCGAGCTGCTGGAGGAAGACCACGGCACCGGCCATCGCCATTTCCGTTTCCAGCAAGGCCCGATCTTCACCAACCTGCTGCTGGCCGACGAACTCAACCGTACCCCGCCCAAGACCCAGGCCGCACTGCTGGAAGCCATGCAGGAGCGCACGGTCAGCTACGCCGGCATCACCTATGCGCTGCCCGCGCCGTTCTTCGTGCTGGCCACGCAGAACCCGATCGAGCAGGCCGGCACCTACCCGCTGCCGGAAGCACAGCTGGACCGCTTCCTGCTGCATGTGCTGGTGGACTACCCGAGCGAAGACGAAGAGCGGCAGATCCTGGAACAGACCACCGGCGGTGCCACCGACGCGGTGCCGAAGGTGATGGACGCCGAGGCGGTGATCGCACTGCAGGCCGCCGTGCGTCAGGTGCATGTCAGCCCGGACGTGCTGGCCTGGATCACCCGCCTGGTGCGTGCCAGCCGTCCGGGCGCCGGCGCGCCGGCGGCGATCAACCAGTGGGTGAAATGGGGCGCTGGTCCACGTGCCGGGCAGTCGCTGGTGCTCGCTGCGAAAGCACGTGCGCTGCTGCAGGGCCGGTTCGCCGCCACCCGCGAGGATGTGCAGGCACTGGGCGCGCCGGTGATGCGCCATCGCCTGCTGCTGTCATTCGCCGCCGAGGCCGAGCAGAAGCGTGCCGACGACGTGGTCGCCGCCCTCCTGCAGGCCGTGCCGTTCCCGGGTTGA
- a CDS encoding TldD/PmbA family protein — protein sequence MSIFTEAQAKAILDKVIALSKADECTAVLAGAISGNIRFALNNVSTSGIVDNTELAVTVAFGKRVGTASINEFDDAALERVVRRAEDLARLAPENPEFMPAIGKQSYRASPTFSESTAAIDPAFRAKVAADSIAPCRGHGLIAAGFLEDGQGFQATANSNGNFAYQRTTNFDYTCTVRTEDGRGSGWVGRNLKDAADFKADQDIRIAMRKATESAEAKALEPGKYTVILEPAAAAGLISFMMNFFSARSADEGRSFLSKKGGGNKLGDQVYDPRVTMIADPWHPDAPVLPWDNEGLPRERIAIIENGKIANLDYSRFWAQKQGKTAKASPGNLLMSGGDKSTAELVRGTQKGILVTRTWYIRMVDPQTVLLTGLTRDGTFYIENGQIKHPVKNFRFNESPVIMLNNIEELGKPVRVAGDESSYVMMIPPMKLRDFTFTSLSDAV from the coding sequence ATGAGTATCTTCACCGAAGCCCAGGCCAAGGCCATCCTCGACAAGGTCATCGCCCTGTCCAAGGCCGATGAGTGCACCGCCGTGCTGGCTGGCGCGATCAGCGGCAACATCCGTTTCGCGCTGAACAATGTCTCCACCAGCGGCATCGTCGACAACACCGAACTGGCGGTCACCGTCGCCTTCGGCAAGCGCGTGGGCACCGCCTCGATCAACGAGTTCGACGATGCCGCGCTGGAGCGCGTGGTACGCCGCGCCGAAGACCTGGCCCGCCTGGCCCCGGAGAACCCGGAGTTCATGCCGGCCATCGGCAAGCAGAGCTACCGCGCCAGCCCGACCTTCAGCGAATCCACCGCCGCGATCGATCCGGCCTTCCGTGCCAAGGTTGCCGCCGATTCGATCGCCCCGTGCCGTGGCCATGGCCTGATCGCTGCCGGCTTCCTCGAAGACGGCCAGGGCTTCCAGGCCACCGCCAACAGCAACGGCAACTTCGCCTACCAGCGCACCACCAACTTCGATTACACCTGTACCGTGCGCACTGAAGATGGCCGTGGTTCGGGCTGGGTCGGCCGCAACCTGAAGGATGCGGCCGACTTCAAGGCCGACCAGGACATCCGCATCGCCATGCGCAAGGCCACCGAATCGGCCGAAGCCAAGGCGCTGGAGCCGGGCAAGTACACGGTCATCCTGGAGCCGGCCGCGGCGGCGGGCCTGATCAGCTTCATGATGAACTTCTTCAGCGCACGCTCGGCCGATGAAGGCCGCAGCTTCCTGTCCAAGAAGGGCGGCGGCAACAAGCTGGGCGATCAGGTCTACGACCCGCGCGTGACCATGATCGCCGACCCGTGGCATCCGGATGCACCGGTGCTGCCGTGGGACAACGAGGGCCTGCCGCGCGAGCGCATCGCCATCATCGAGAACGGCAAGATCGCCAACCTGGACTACTCGCGCTTCTGGGCACAGAAGCAGGGCAAGACCGCCAAGGCCTCGCCGGGCAACCTGCTGATGAGCGGTGGCGACAAGAGCACCGCCGAGCTGGTGCGCGGCACCCAGAAGGGCATCCTGGTCACCCGCACCTGGTACATCCGCATGGTCGATCCGCAGACCGTGCTGCTGACCGGCCTGACCCGCGACGGCACCTTCTACATCGAGAACGGCCAGATCAAGCATCCGGTGAAGAACTTCCGCTTCAACGAATCGCCGGTGATCATGCTCAACAACATCGAAGAGCTGGGCAAGCCGGTGCGCGTGGCCGGTGATGAATCCAGCTACGTGATGATGATCCCGCCGATGAAGCTGCGCGATTTCACCTTCACCTCGCTGTCCGACGCTGTCTGA
- a CDS encoding DUF4159 domain-containing protein, translating to MDRRACLRWLAAAASAAALPAWAQAGPRSSRYDFWFTRLQYDSGDWDVDARMPSNLITSLIDYTSLRVDPQEHVVALADPRMLEAPFCYLAGHTLVEFNAAERQNFVRYVRNGGFVFVDDCNHDIDGLFATSFEAQMGRLFGPKALQKLPNSHALYRSFFRFPDGPPATSFELNGWGDDLVHDYLKGIEVGGRLGLLYSNKDYGCEWDYDWRNKRFLAEDNTRFGVNIVMYALNN from the coding sequence ATGGATCGCCGGGCCTGCCTGCGCTGGTTGGCCGCTGCCGCTTCGGCGGCGGCACTGCCGGCCTGGGCGCAGGCAGGCCCGCGCAGTTCGCGTTACGACTTCTGGTTCACCCGCCTGCAGTACGACTCCGGTGACTGGGACGTGGACGCGCGCATGCCGTCCAACCTGATCACCTCGCTGATCGACTACACCTCGCTGCGCGTGGATCCGCAGGAGCACGTGGTGGCGCTGGCCGACCCGCGCATGCTGGAGGCGCCTTTCTGCTACCTGGCCGGGCATACGCTGGTGGAGTTCAACGCCGCCGAACGGCAGAACTTCGTGCGCTACGTGCGCAATGGCGGCTTCGTCTTCGTCGACGACTGCAACCATGACATCGACGGCCTGTTCGCCACCTCGTTCGAGGCGCAGATGGGCCGCCTGTTCGGCCCGAAGGCATTGCAGAAGCTGCCCAACAGCCACGCGCTGTACCGCAGCTTCTTCCGCTTCCCGGATGGCCCGCCCGCCACCAGCTTCGAACTCAACGGCTGGGGCGACGACCTGGTGCACGACTACCTGAAGGGCATCGAGGTCGGTGGCCGCCTGGGCCTGCTCTACAGCAACAAGGACTATGGCTGCGAGTGGGACTACGACTGGCGCAACAAGCGTTTCCTGGCCGAAGACAACACCCGCTTCGGCGTCAACATCGTGATGTACGCGTTGAACAATTGA
- a CDS encoding helix-turn-helix transcriptional regulator — protein sequence MRAFRRQAGLSQAQLAEQLGISRQAVGALERDPASASFERLMRVWAVLGLEVSLQQRSHQENTSSLEW from the coding sequence ATGCGTGCTTTCCGGCGCCAGGCGGGCCTGAGCCAGGCTCAGTTGGCGGAGCAACTCGGGATCAGCCGCCAAGCAGTGGGCGCGCTGGAACGCGACCCTGCGTCGGCAAGCTTTGAACGCCTGATGCGGGTCTGGGCTGTGCTGGGTCTGGAGGTCAGCCTTCAGCAACGAAGTCACCAGGAGAACACGTCGTCATTGGAGTGGTGA